In Vibrio tritonius, the following are encoded in one genomic region:
- a CDS encoding multidrug effflux MFS transporter has product MSENNTLSATSSRSSSRTLLTWILGALSIFAPFSTDMYLSGFPLIAQDFNADISQVQLSLSTFFIGVAIGQLFYGPLIDRFGRRIPLLVGIALFIVSSLLILYVPTIEGFVGLRFLQAVGGCSGMIISRAIIQDLYDEQEGAKALSLMMVVQTVGPITAPVLGAYLLVFDGWKAVFTFLVAFGLVCWLVTYKFIPESLPVEQRQKQSISQTLGVFGHFLKNWRFMAPTLAGAFSNAVMFCFITGSPFVLMQLFGMERETYGWMFSATAAGMVVTSQANSMLLKRYTPQRLFTASIIVSLLAAATLVLVRNTDSLWLLMVPLFVCVSMVPMVCANSISIAMAASGKDVGSASSLIGVTQFAFAGAISAIVGALHNGTSLPMCGMILVCTVLAFMINTFSPKHTARV; this is encoded by the coding sequence ATGTCTGAAAATAATACGTTATCTGCTACTTCGAGCCGCAGCAGCTCGCGTACACTGTTAACTTGGATTCTTGGAGCGCTTTCTATTTTCGCTCCTTTTTCTACTGACATGTATTTGTCGGGATTTCCACTGATTGCGCAAGATTTCAATGCTGATATTTCACAGGTGCAATTGAGTTTATCGACCTTTTTCATTGGTGTTGCCATTGGTCAACTGTTCTACGGTCCATTGATCGACCGGTTTGGCCGTCGTATTCCTTTGCTGGTTGGTATTGCGTTGTTTATTGTTTCGTCTTTGCTGATTCTGTACGTACCTACAATTGAAGGTTTTGTCGGACTGCGTTTTCTACAGGCGGTTGGTGGTTGCTCTGGGATGATCATTAGTCGAGCAATTATCCAGGATTTGTATGATGAACAAGAGGGAGCAAAAGCCCTTTCTTTAATGATGGTGGTACAAACGGTAGGTCCGATTACTGCGCCAGTACTTGGCGCCTACTTACTGGTGTTTGATGGATGGAAAGCAGTATTTACCTTTCTGGTCGCGTTTGGGCTCGTTTGCTGGTTGGTAACCTATAAATTTATACCCGAATCGTTACCTGTGGAGCAGCGACAAAAACAGAGCATCAGCCAAACTTTGGGCGTGTTTGGTCACTTCTTGAAAAATTGGCGTTTTATGGCGCCAACACTAGCAGGGGCGTTTTCTAATGCAGTGATGTTCTGTTTTATTACTGGTTCGCCTTTTGTTTTGATGCAACTGTTTGGTATGGAGCGTGAAACCTATGGGTGGATGTTTAGCGCGACGGCGGCGGGGATGGTTGTAACCAGTCAAGCCAATAGCATGTTGTTGAAGCGTTACACACCGCAGCGCTTATTTACCGCCTCAATTATTGTCTCGTTACTCGCTGCGGCAACATTGGTGTTGGTGCGTAACACAGACAGCTTATGGTTACTTATGGTGCCTCTGTTTGTTTGCGTGTCGATGGTGCCTATGGTATGTGCCAATTCAATCTCGATTGCGATGGCCGCTAGTGGTAAAGACGTTGGGTCAGCCTCGTCATTGATTGGCGTAACTCAATTTGCTTTTGCTGGGGCAATCAGTGCCATCGTTGGCGCTTTGCACAATGGCACTTCATTACCTATGTGCGGCATGATTTTGGTGTGTACTGTACTGGCATTTATGATTAATACCTTTAGCCCAAAACATACCGCTAGGGTTTAG
- a CDS encoding LuxR C-terminal-related transcriptional regulator, translated as MTSQITTRTEDLTILIVEDEAIYLDRIKSILQQLGCQPLLVHSTSTLKEALHILPMYSWDYAFVDLGLPDGDGRQVIDCLHQSHPETGITVISAWSDENTIFAALRAGAIGYLLKERDDLEIMLGVRSTLRGGAPIDPFIAKRILQEIPASPSTEGEASDSPLSRREHEILSWVADGMSNKEIANHLTISRYTVETHVKSIYRKLAVSSRLSAVKAARESGLLR; from the coding sequence ATGACTTCACAAATAACCACTCGCACAGAAGACCTCACTATTCTTATCGTTGAAGATGAAGCCATCTACTTGGATAGAATAAAATCAATATTGCAGCAGTTAGGCTGTCAACCCTTGCTGGTTCATAGTACGAGTACACTAAAAGAAGCTCTTCATATACTCCCAATGTATTCATGGGATTATGCATTTGTTGATTTAGGTTTACCGGATGGGGATGGAAGACAAGTGATCGACTGTTTACACCAATCCCATCCAGAGACTGGAATTACGGTCATATCCGCATGGAGCGATGAAAATACCATTTTTGCAGCGTTACGAGCGGGAGCGATCGGTTATCTTCTCAAAGAACGTGATGATCTGGAAATTATGCTCGGAGTTCGAAGTACTCTTAGAGGCGGAGCTCCTATCGATCCCTTTATTGCCAAGCGCATTTTACAAGAAATTCCGGCCAGCCCTTCAACAGAAGGTGAAGCTTCTGATTCGCCATTGAGTCGCCGTGAACATGAAATCCTAAGCTGGGTGGCTGATGGGATGTCTAATAAGGAAATCGCAAATCACTTAACGATTTCCCGCTATACGGTGGAAACGCACGTAAAAAGTATCTATCGTAAACTGGCTGTTTCATCGCGACTTAGTGCCGTTAAAGCGGCTCGAGAAAGTGGTTTATTACGCTAA
- a CDS encoding sensor histidine kinase, whose translation MQCLKYLGWWIVTLLCCSNVYAQSVAVQHSEHCTVEVGEIRAYQSTEPADITVFKPPSIDSPSTPVVLPHNWSSLWPEYSGVVWYRIPWFWRCADYAAQHKPIGIVIRYISMAGAVMLNDQMIWRDDHFTEPLSRSWNRPLYFSIPDAALHYGENSLWVRVIGLKEQAPGVGEITIGHAQAQYDIYRQLTWQQRTLFLINLIVSVVFALIFTFIWWSYRSATANGWYALQTWCWIGFCAHLLMTEGFPFGSSLLIAKINAIFLAAFICTTNIFSWRFINKRWRLWEKIMWSVFAVSSIVLISSPFSWLQTLLYIWGPLFMLVYLGNQIWFIGVSICSKEMEHKLIAGCYVLFIVMAVNDYLVLIKVRSEDATILIPYGSIITTVMITYLLAKRVANNMLRVTRFSAEMNEAVTRACGELNDQLTQAHLQDIESTRNELRQNFSHDLHDGVGGELVRSIALFEKKQGPLDQKFVLSLLKQMRDDLRGVLDSSANSSMQVPDSPRAWLGPLKQRFGNLFDELDIEHSWYIASAWHLTPKSNQCVTLARFIEEALTNVVKHSRAQTVQISVNYGVQNALVISIEDDGVGFNWQEMQSSGLGIGLHSMQERVVKIGGQLSVHSSPGKTQLIATVPLH comes from the coding sequence ATGCAGTGCTTAAAATATTTGGGTTGGTGGATAGTCACTTTGCTGTGTTGCTCAAATGTTTATGCACAGAGCGTAGCTGTTCAACACAGTGAACATTGTACGGTTGAAGTCGGTGAGATTAGAGCTTATCAAAGCACTGAGCCCGCCGATATAACTGTCTTTAAACCGCCCTCTATCGACTCCCCATCCACACCAGTAGTGTTGCCTCATAATTGGTCGTCGCTTTGGCCTGAGTATAGCGGAGTGGTGTGGTATCGAATTCCTTGGTTTTGGCGTTGTGCTGATTATGCTGCTCAGCATAAACCGATTGGTATAGTCATTCGCTACATCAGTATGGCTGGAGCCGTCATGCTCAATGATCAGATGATTTGGCGAGATGATCATTTTACTGAGCCCTTGTCTCGCAGTTGGAATCGTCCGCTCTATTTTTCGATTCCTGATGCAGCTCTGCACTATGGAGAAAACTCTCTTTGGGTTCGTGTTATTGGTTTAAAAGAGCAGGCTCCAGGCGTAGGTGAGATCACGATTGGGCATGCTCAGGCCCAGTATGACATTTATCGTCAGTTAACTTGGCAACAACGTACTCTGTTTTTAATCAACCTCATCGTGTCGGTTGTCTTCGCATTGATCTTTACTTTTATTTGGTGGAGTTATCGCTCTGCGACTGCAAATGGTTGGTATGCTTTGCAAACTTGGTGCTGGATTGGTTTTTGTGCTCATTTATTGATGACGGAGGGCTTTCCTTTTGGCTCTTCCTTGCTGATTGCCAAAATTAACGCCATTTTTTTAGCTGCATTTATCTGTACCACTAATATTTTTTCATGGCGTTTTATTAACAAGCGTTGGCGATTGTGGGAAAAGATTATGTGGTCGGTATTCGCTGTTAGCTCAATTGTGTTGATAAGCTCACCATTCTCATGGTTACAAACCTTGCTCTATATTTGGGGCCCGCTGTTCATGTTGGTTTATTTAGGTAACCAAATTTGGTTTATTGGCGTTTCAATCTGCAGTAAAGAAATGGAGCATAAGCTCATTGCTGGTTGCTATGTGTTATTTATTGTTATGGCGGTTAACGACTATCTGGTTCTGATTAAAGTCAGATCTGAGGATGCGACGATTTTAATACCGTATGGTTCGATTATTACGACAGTAATGATCACCTATCTTTTGGCAAAACGGGTCGCTAATAATATGCTGCGTGTGACGCGTTTTTCTGCAGAAATGAATGAGGCTGTCACACGAGCTTGTGGCGAACTCAATGATCAATTAACGCAGGCACATTTACAGGATATTGAGTCGACACGTAACGAATTAAGACAAAACTTTTCTCATGATTTGCATGATGGTGTTGGTGGTGAGTTAGTCCGGTCCATCGCTTTATTTGAGAAAAAACAGGGGCCACTTGATCAAAAATTTGTGTTGTCGTTACTTAAACAAATGCGCGATGACTTACGAGGGGTACTCGACAGCTCTGCAAATAGTAGTATGCAAGTTCCTGATTCTCCAAGAGCATGGCTTGGGCCTTTAAAACAGCGCTTTGGTAACTTGTTTGATGAACTAGACATTGAACATAGTTGGTATATTGCTTCAGCATGGCACCTAACGCCAAAGTCTAATCAATGCGTTACCTTGGCGCGTTTTATTGAGGAAGCGCTTACCAATGTCGTTAAACATAGTCGAGCTCAAACTGTTCAAATAAGCGTCAACTATGGTGTCCAAAATGCACTTGTCATCTCCATCGAAGATGATGGCGTGGGATTTAACTGGCAGGAGATGCAAAGCAGTGGATTGGGAATTGGTTTACACAGTATGCAGGAGAGAGTGGTAAAAATAGGAGGGCAATTGTCTGTTCATTCGTCGCCAGGTAAAACCCAGTTAATTGCAACGGTTCCTTTGCACTAA
- a CDS encoding LysR family transcriptional regulator: protein MELRHLRYFVTVAQELHFGRAAEKLHIAQPALSIQIKTLEEQLGGSLFQRTSRSVALTEAGERVLKEAKQTLYFAERTEKIAKLAFAGDIGRLSIAYSGSVTYSGLLGLLIQSFRQLKPDIELKLIEMDPFTQLQQLQQGEIDLGLLSTFSLNIPDHIQTYDLASWPPCVALPATHPLAHQDEITMEQLQSETFITYSRSPNDDGANAIRALADYTPNIIHPESNIMSVLALVGSGMGISIVPSILSKTLNQPGLIFRSLKNVTDRIGISMAIIEPINKPSLQSLVEHIHCTKTKIIQ, encoded by the coding sequence ATGGAACTTCGTCATTTACGTTATTTTGTTACTGTCGCTCAAGAACTTCATTTTGGTAGAGCCGCAGAAAAACTGCACATCGCTCAACCGGCACTGAGCATACAAATCAAAACATTAGAAGAACAACTTGGTGGATCTCTATTTCAACGCACCAGTCGCAGCGTAGCTTTGACAGAAGCAGGTGAACGAGTACTAAAAGAAGCCAAACAAACCCTCTACTTCGCGGAACGAACAGAAAAAATCGCCAAGCTCGCGTTTGCTGGCGATATCGGCCGTCTTAGTATTGCCTATTCGGGTAGTGTGACTTACTCGGGTCTACTTGGCTTATTGATTCAGTCGTTTCGGCAACTCAAACCAGATATCGAACTGAAACTCATCGAAATGGACCCATTTACGCAACTGCAACAATTGCAGCAAGGAGAGATAGACTTAGGCTTGTTGAGCACCTTCTCACTCAACATACCAGACCATATCCAAACCTATGATTTGGCTAGCTGGCCGCCATGTGTGGCACTACCAGCAACGCATCCACTTGCTCACCAAGATGAGATCACCATGGAACAACTGCAAAGCGAAACCTTTATCACCTATTCAAGATCGCCTAATGATGATGGAGCAAACGCCATTCGTGCACTTGCTGATTACACACCAAATATTATTCACCCCGAATCCAATATTATGTCAGTATTAGCATTAGTGGGTAGCGGAATGGGTATATCAATCGTCCCTAGCATATTAAGTAAAACTCTAAATCAACCGGGACTAATATTTAGATCGTTAAAGAATGTAACAGACAGAATTGGTATATCAATGGCAATTATTGAACCGATAAACAAGCCATCTCTGCAATCATTAGTTGAACACATACATTGCACAAAAACAAAAATAATACAATAA
- a CDS encoding PRD domain-containing protein, protein MLKIVKSLNSSVVLVEKDQKPMILIGKGIGYGKQPGTSVDERLVSQVFLPIDNLYVQKCLTLAEQIEVVYFELAEEIIRYAEGLLSCQLNPSVYFTLTDHLQFTKERLDQNMTITNRLVWEVKNYYPKEFQVGCYALEKVKQTLDCELPEQEAANVAFHIINAQSSDSCASDAERCAQLVGEITSLVRHKVGAALSQDSIHYARFITHVKFFVERFFTNRMLDDGEDPMFEHLLRQYPQAMEGAFAIRQFIEQRFERSISDEEVVYLAVHIYRLLKQYQKEMAK, encoded by the coding sequence TTGCTCAAAATAGTAAAATCGCTCAATTCCAGTGTTGTTTTAGTCGAAAAAGATCAAAAGCCCATGATTTTAATCGGTAAGGGTATTGGTTACGGTAAGCAGCCTGGTACATCTGTCGACGAGAGGCTGGTCAGCCAAGTGTTTTTGCCAATAGATAATCTCTATGTGCAAAAATGCCTTACGTTAGCCGAGCAAATTGAGGTTGTTTACTTTGAGCTTGCTGAGGAGATCATCCGTTATGCTGAGGGTCTCCTTTCATGCCAACTCAATCCGAGTGTCTATTTCACTCTGACTGATCATTTGCAGTTCACCAAAGAGCGACTTGATCAGAACATGACCATTACGAATCGCTTGGTGTGGGAGGTAAAAAACTACTATCCCAAGGAGTTTCAGGTGGGGTGTTATGCGTTAGAGAAAGTAAAGCAAACATTAGACTGTGAGTTACCGGAGCAAGAAGCTGCGAATGTAGCATTTCATATTATCAATGCGCAAAGTAGCGACTCTTGTGCCAGTGATGCAGAGCGCTGTGCCCAGTTGGTGGGCGAGATTACCAGTTTAGTCCGGCACAAAGTGGGTGCCGCTCTGAGTCAGGATTCTATCCATTACGCGCGGTTTATTACTCATGTGAAGTTTTTTGTAGAACGTTTTTTTACTAATCGCATGTTAGACGATGGTGAAGACCCCATGTTTGAACATCTTTTGCGTCAATATCCACAAGCGATGGAGGGAGCCTTTGCTATTCGACAATTTATCGAACAGCGCTTTGAACGGTCGATCTCTGATGAAGAGGTGGTATACCTAGCGGTGCACATTTATCGTTTACTCAAACAGTACCAAAAGGAAATGGCCAAATAG
- a CDS encoding glycosyl hydrolase yields the protein MALRALHSFFITALISLITNSAFAEVISTKRGLAYSGLQPADLTAMNEHIAWWYNWAEVPEESAGDNATQYGVEYVPMALNATFDETAMRSYLSAHPEVKYLLAFNEPNFTDQANLTPQQAADAWPALEAIADDYDLKIVGPAMNYSAGEVDLPDTDDDGSPFAYLDAFFAACSDCRVDYIAIHSYMGSLASFEWYVNEFYTRYNKPIWVTEWNYSNDSTSLENQMDYLAQTVRWMEQQAFVFRYAWFIGRTTGGATTSPFIDILSTTAGEWTALGSIYQGIPGADYYPDLPATLQAEHAYTMTGMHHRATTDSTGAPIVQLFSDQDDSAQELSFQVNSNSDNTYNLSMSYATGSNSYISIQVDDNSAQNLFLPNTGGVYFWETATTSLYLSSGHHTISIKATSGYPGFDWFKFE from the coding sequence ATGGCCCTTCGTGCTTTACATTCATTCTTTATTACGGCCCTAATTTCTCTGATAACCAACTCCGCTTTTGCCGAGGTTATCAGCACCAAACGAGGCCTCGCCTACTCAGGTTTGCAACCTGCGGATTTGACAGCAATGAACGAACATATTGCTTGGTGGTATAACTGGGCAGAGGTGCCAGAAGAGAGTGCTGGCGACAATGCCACACAATATGGTGTGGAATACGTGCCTATGGCGTTAAATGCCACTTTTGATGAAACGGCGATGCGCTCGTATCTCAGCGCCCATCCCGAAGTGAAATACCTACTCGCATTTAATGAACCCAACTTTACCGATCAAGCTAATCTCACTCCGCAACAAGCGGCAGATGCATGGCCTGCGTTGGAAGCGATTGCTGATGATTACGACCTCAAGATTGTTGGTCCGGCGATGAATTACAGCGCAGGTGAAGTAGACCTTCCCGATACCGATGACGACGGTAGTCCATTTGCCTATTTAGATGCTTTTTTTGCCGCCTGTAGTGACTGTCGCGTCGATTACATCGCGATTCACAGTTATATGGGGTCATTAGCCTCGTTCGAATGGTACGTAAATGAATTTTACACTCGCTACAACAAGCCGATTTGGGTCACGGAGTGGAATTACAGTAACGACTCAACTAGTCTCGAAAATCAGATGGATTATTTGGCGCAAACCGTACGTTGGATGGAGCAACAAGCGTTTGTATTCCGTTACGCTTGGTTTATCGGTCGCACCACTGGCGGGGCAACAACGTCTCCCTTTATTGACATTTTATCTACCACCGCAGGTGAATGGACCGCCTTGGGTTCAATCTATCAAGGGATTCCCGGTGCAGACTATTACCCCGACCTACCCGCCACACTGCAAGCAGAACATGCCTACACCATGACAGGCATGCATCATCGAGCAACCACTGACAGTACTGGCGCCCCGATAGTACAGCTCTTCTCCGATCAAGACGATAGCGCGCAAGAGCTTAGCTTCCAAGTCAATTCCAATAGTGACAACACCTATAACTTGAGCATGAGCTACGCGACCGGTTCAAACTCATACATCAGTATTCAGGTGGATGATAATTCAGCACAAAACCTATTTTTACCTAACACTGGTGGCGTCTATTTCTGGGAAACTGCCACTACCTCGCTTTACCTCAGTTCAGGCCATCATACGATCAGCATCAAAGCCACTAGCGGTTATCCGGGATTTGATTGGTTTAAGTTTGAATAG
- a CDS encoding glycoside hydrolase family 1 protein, giving the protein MTNTRFPDGFLWGGAIAANQAEGAWNVGGKGLSVADVATFKANVDVKNYAAHNAINRRVVEEAALDPTDGIYPKRRGIDFYHRYPEDIALFAEMGFKALRISIAWSRIFPNGEESEPNMEGVEFYIGLLQEMRKHNIEPIVTLSHYEMPLTLSLKYNGWVARPVVDCFVRFCNVCFDYFKPYVTYWLTFNEVDSICRHPFTTAGILPDCLTPGKEQQEIYQGLHHQLIASAMVTRDCHAKVPGSKVGCMLTKLTTYPHTCHPKDVELTLLKNLDNYFYADVQVFGEYPRLTLARWQREGIDVQMTQGDLEVLKQHTVDYVSFSYYMSMTESASDDVERTPGNTIIGVKNPYLESTDWGWQIDPVGLKISLLELYDRYRKPLMVVENGMGAKDTVVDGEIHDPYRIAYFKAHFEQMREAINMGVECLGYTSWGPIDIVSASTSQMSKRYGFIYVDQDDLGKGTLDRLRKDSFYWYQDVIRTNGESL; this is encoded by the coding sequence ATGACGAATACACGTTTTCCTGATGGATTCCTGTGGGGGGGCGCTATTGCCGCGAACCAAGCAGAAGGTGCATGGAATGTGGGTGGTAAAGGACTTTCGGTTGCGGACGTGGCCACGTTTAAAGCCAATGTGGATGTAAAAAACTACGCGGCTCACAATGCAATTAACCGCCGAGTGGTAGAAGAGGCTGCTTTAGACCCTACTGATGGAATTTATCCTAAACGTCGTGGTATCGATTTTTATCATCGTTATCCGGAAGACATAGCTCTATTTGCTGAAATGGGGTTTAAAGCACTACGTATCTCGATTGCTTGGTCGCGAATATTTCCTAATGGTGAAGAGTCAGAGCCCAATATGGAAGGGGTCGAGTTCTATATCGGTTTATTACAAGAGATGCGTAAGCACAATATCGAACCGATAGTGACCCTGTCTCATTATGAGATGCCGCTGACGTTGAGCCTGAAATACAATGGCTGGGTGGCTCGTCCGGTGGTCGATTGTTTTGTGCGTTTCTGTAATGTTTGTTTCGATTACTTTAAACCTTATGTGACCTATTGGCTGACCTTCAATGAGGTAGACAGTATTTGTCGTCACCCATTTACTACGGCAGGCATTTTGCCGGACTGTTTGACTCCCGGTAAAGAGCAACAAGAGATCTATCAAGGTTTGCATCATCAATTGATCGCATCTGCCATGGTGACTCGCGATTGCCATGCTAAAGTACCGGGCAGCAAAGTGGGTTGTATGTTGACTAAGTTAACCACCTATCCACATACCTGCCATCCTAAAGATGTAGAACTCACTTTACTGAAGAACCTCGACAATTACTTCTATGCTGATGTTCAAGTTTTTGGAGAGTATCCCCGTTTAACACTTGCCCGTTGGCAGCGTGAAGGGATCGACGTGCAGATGACCCAAGGAGATCTTGAAGTTTTGAAACAGCACACCGTTGATTACGTTTCCTTTAGTTACTATATGTCGATGACTGAATCAGCCAGCGACGATGTGGAACGCACTCCGGGGAATACTATTATTGGGGTAAAAAACCCATACTTGGAATCAACCGATTGGGGATGGCAAATTGACCCTGTGGGTTTGAAAATTTCCTTGCTTGAACTCTATGACCGTTATCGTAAGCCTTTGATGGTGGTAGAGAATGGGATGGGAGCAAAAGATACCGTGGTTGATGGTGAAATTCATGACCCATATCGCATCGCCTATTTCAAGGCTCATTTTGAACAGATGCGCGAAGCGATCAATATGGGGGTAGAATGTCTCGGTTATACCAGTTGGGGGCCAATCGATATTGTTAGTGCTTCCACTTCACAAATGTCCAAACGTTATGGCTTTATCTATGTGGATCAAGATGATTTAGGTAAGGGGACTTTAGATCGTTTACGTAAAGACTCCTTCTATTGGTATCAGGACGTGATCCGCACTAATGGCGAAAGCCTATAA
- a CDS encoding beta-glucoside-specific PTS transporter subunit IIABC yields the protein MNYKNTAERILQCVGGKNNIAHLTHCSTRVRLTLMDDDVVDYEALQHVEGVIGVRRNVQCQIIIGNEVIEVFDALRVLVGEQDGTPTNTKVPKHWGAFILDFVISIFQPLVPAIAGGGVLKSLLLLCAVLGVMDKQSQTYQLLDLIGSAPLYFLPILVAITTAMKLNVNVLVAASCVGALLLPNMAKLLAQGVSLADFPIQNITYASQVFPAILCVLFYALMEKWITKYSPKAIRIFFVPMVAMAITVPVTLLLLGPLGFHAGQLMATVILYLFSHLGFVATALLAAILPFMIATGMHKALIPYAVASMTQIGKELLYLPASLAHNIAQSGASFAVALKTKDSGLRSTAISAGISAFFGITEPAIYGVTLIRKRVLYSVMIGGAVGGAFIGLCAIEAFALVGPGIASITMFTSPDNSMNLIYALIAIPVSFFTAFGAVLLLWHEDSAKTEAPAHQEGVETNAQSRAVSPQIANCFESPVVGQMIALEEVSDTVFASKLVGDGIAVIPSEGTLYAPVSGEIISIYETGHALGMIADNGAELLFHIGIDTVQLEGDYFTALVKVGDRVNVGDELIHFDLDNIIAAGYDPTVMAVIANYEDFQIEPVAEKKAQVQRHQTIFMLEELA from the coding sequence ATGAATTACAAAAATACCGCAGAGAGAATACTGCAATGCGTAGGTGGTAAGAATAACATCGCACATCTCACTCACTGTTCAACTCGCGTGAGGTTAACCTTGATGGACGATGATGTAGTGGATTATGAAGCGCTGCAACATGTCGAAGGCGTTATTGGGGTTCGCCGCAATGTGCAGTGTCAGATCATTATTGGCAACGAAGTGATTGAGGTATTTGATGCCCTAAGAGTGTTGGTAGGGGAACAAGATGGCACACCGACAAACACTAAGGTTCCCAAACATTGGGGTGCATTTATCCTCGACTTTGTCATTAGTATTTTTCAGCCTTTGGTGCCCGCTATTGCAGGGGGTGGGGTTCTCAAATCCTTATTGTTACTGTGTGCTGTCCTTGGCGTAATGGATAAGCAGTCACAGACTTATCAATTACTTGATCTCATCGGTAGTGCTCCACTCTATTTCCTGCCGATTCTCGTTGCGATCACGACGGCGATGAAACTCAACGTTAATGTTCTAGTTGCGGCTTCTTGTGTTGGGGCCTTGCTCTTACCCAATATGGCTAAGTTATTGGCGCAAGGGGTATCACTTGCGGATTTTCCTATACAGAACATCACTTACGCTTCACAAGTTTTTCCTGCCATTTTGTGTGTACTGTTCTATGCCTTGATGGAAAAATGGATCACAAAATATTCCCCTAAAGCCATTCGTATTTTCTTTGTGCCCATGGTGGCAATGGCTATCACTGTGCCTGTCACCTTACTATTACTTGGACCATTGGGATTCCATGCTGGTCAGTTGATGGCCACGGTGATTCTTTACTTGTTTTCTCATTTGGGGTTTGTGGCGACGGCTCTGCTGGCGGCGATTCTCCCTTTTATGATCGCGACCGGTATGCATAAGGCGCTCATTCCTTATGCGGTAGCAAGCATGACTCAAATTGGTAAAGAGTTGCTGTATCTGCCTGCTTCTCTGGCACACAACATCGCGCAATCGGGTGCCAGCTTTGCCGTTGCACTAAAAACAAAGGACAGTGGTTTGCGTTCTACCGCTATTTCTGCCGGAATTTCTGCCTTTTTTGGTATCACAGAGCCTGCCATATACGGTGTCACACTGATTCGCAAGCGGGTGCTCTATAGTGTAATGATTGGAGGAGCCGTTGGCGGTGCTTTTATCGGATTATGTGCGATTGAGGCTTTCGCTTTAGTTGGTCCAGGAATCGCCAGTATCACCATGTTCACTTCTCCCGATAATTCAATGAATTTGATTTATGCCTTAATCGCGATCCCCGTTTCATTTTTTACCGCTTTTGGTGCGGTGTTGCTTTTGTGGCATGAAGACTCTGCAAAAACTGAGGCGCCAGCTCATCAAGAAGGTGTAGAGACCAATGCGCAGTCTAGAGCGGTATCGCCCCAAATCGCCAATTGTTTTGAATCGCCGGTAGTCGGCCAGATGATCGCCTTAGAAGAGGTGAGCGATACCGTATTTGCCAGCAAATTGGTGGGGGATGGTATCGCTGTTATCCCCAGTGAAGGCACTCTTTATGCGCCGGTCAGTGGCGAGATCATCAGTATTTACGAGACAGGACATGCGCTTGGCATGATAGCGGATAACGGTGCTGAATTACTCTTTCATATTGGTATCGATACCGTGCAGCTGGAGGGGGATTATTTTACTGCTCTAGTTAAAGTAGGCGACAGAGTGAACGTAGGTGATGAACTGATCCATTTCGATTTAGACAACATTATTGCGGCTGGGTATGACCCAACGGTGATGGCTGTGATTGCCAATTATGAAGATTTTCAAATAGAGCCTGTTGCGGAGAAAAAAGCTCAGGTTCAACGTCATCAAACCATTTTTATGTTAGAGGAGCTTGCGTAA